Proteins encoded by one window of Balneola sp.:
- a CDS encoding efflux RND transporter permease subunit — translation MKLIDFSIKRKVTISMFTVAILLFGVVSLGRLNVNLLPDLSYPTLTIRTEFEGAAPIEIENLITKPIEEAVGVVKGVKKVRSVSRTGQSDVVLEFVWGTEMDFANLDVISKLDAIQLPLQASKPVTLRFDPSLDPVMRYALYFDETEAETSSEEGASVDFASYQDINNPDAITELKQLRIIGEELLKKSLESTVGVASVKISGGLEEEIQVNIDQQRLSYLNIPIETVSSVLGAENINLSGGRLEEGTQQYLVRTLNEFQSIEQIRNVIVSTANDNTIYLKDVADVTQAYKEREAITRLNGMEAVEVAIYKEGDGNTVAVAELVDQRMGRIQEMLPDGMKLEKVYDQSIFIASAVSEVRNAGIIGGILAVLVLFFFLRDFWSTVIISISIPVSIIATFNLMYGNDITLNIMSLGGIALGIGMLVDNSIVVLENIARHRSMGKSVLKAAQDGAGEVGTAVIASTLTTVAVFFPLVFVDGIAGQLFRDQALTVTFSLLASLVVAVTLIPMMSSLSSQKKEHAPLTLKEPRTGFGRVLRAIRLFFFYTIPAFITKILRYIIAGVAWVFSKLFAIPLFLFDKAYGGIEKAYHGLLLGAMKARFLVILIAIGSFVGAIALVPKIGIELIPQMSQGEFSVEFKLPPGTPIEETDEALRAVQDVTRNRSGVRSTFAVAGTGNRIDANPDEGGENWGELNVMLASRASASDEERTMSSMRQSLAQVPGLQYKFARPSLFTFSTPVEVEVSGFDLENLKKVSDEITRQMEANGRFADVKNSMEIGSPEIQILFDRDRAAALGLQVHEVADRVVSNVRGDVATRYSWRDRKIDVLVRAREQDRSSAEEIQQIIVNPGSERPIPLSAIANVRIANGPGEIRRASQQRVAVISANLNYGDLGEAAEEVQTIINETAKPTGIFARVAGQNEEMSDSFRSLLFALSLAIFLVYLVMASQFESLLHPFIILFTIPLALVGAILALFVTGTTISVVVFIGLILLAGIVVNNAIVLIDLINQLRERGMEKYDAIIEGAKSRLRPILMTTLTTTLGLLPLAIGFGDGAELRAPMGITVIGGLLVSTLLTLVVIPVMYSIMDHKRYDVETETVEAES, via the coding sequence ATGAAACTGATTGATTTTTCCATCAAAAGGAAAGTAACCATTAGTATGTTCACGGTTGCAATCCTTTTGTTTGGGGTGGTTTCATTAGGTAGACTGAATGTCAATCTTCTGCCTGATCTTAGCTATCCTACATTAACAATTCGCACCGAATTTGAAGGTGCTGCACCTATCGAAATTGAAAACCTGATTACCAAACCTATTGAAGAAGCAGTAGGTGTGGTTAAGGGAGTTAAAAAGGTTCGTTCTGTATCCAGAACCGGACAATCTGATGTTGTATTGGAGTTCGTGTGGGGTACTGAAATGGATTTCGCTAACCTGGATGTGATAAGTAAGCTTGATGCTATTCAGCTTCCGCTTCAGGCAAGTAAACCGGTCACTTTACGCTTTGACCCTTCGCTGGATCCTGTAATGCGTTACGCCCTTTACTTTGATGAAACTGAAGCTGAAACCTCATCAGAAGAAGGTGCTTCCGTAGATTTTGCATCCTATCAGGATATCAATAACCCTGATGCAATTACTGAATTAAAACAGCTTCGGATTATTGGAGAAGAGCTTTTAAAGAAGAGCCTTGAATCCACAGTCGGTGTAGCTTCTGTAAAAATTAGTGGGGGGCTTGAGGAAGAAATACAGGTTAATATCGACCAGCAACGTCTATCCTATCTTAATATCCCAATCGAAACAGTGAGTTCAGTCCTTGGTGCGGAGAATATCAATCTTTCTGGTGGTCGCCTTGAGGAAGGTACACAGCAATACCTGGTTAGAACGCTTAACGAATTCCAAAGCATCGAACAGATTCGAAATGTGATTGTCTCCACTGCAAATGACAACACGATCTACCTGAAAGATGTAGCTGATGTAACCCAGGCCTATAAAGAACGTGAGGCCATCACTCGCTTAAATGGAATGGAAGCAGTAGAGGTAGCCATCTATAAAGAAGGAGATGGAAATACCGTAGCTGTTGCCGAATTAGTAGACCAGAGAATGGGTAGAATTCAAGAAATGCTACCCGACGGAATGAAACTTGAAAAAGTATATGACCAATCCATTTTTATTGCTTCTGCGGTAAGTGAAGTTCGAAACGCAGGTATTATCGGTGGTATTCTTGCCGTATTAGTTCTCTTTTTCTTTTTGAGGGATTTCTGGAGTACGGTAATTATATCTATCTCAATTCCGGTATCGATCATCGCAACCTTTAACCTGATGTATGGCAATGATATTACTCTAAACATTATGAGTTTAGGTGGTATTGCCCTTGGGATTGGAATGTTGGTAGATAACTCCATTGTGGTACTGGAGAATATTGCACGACACCGGAGCATGGGCAAAAGTGTCCTCAAAGCTGCTCAGGATGGAGCAGGTGAAGTAGGCACGGCAGTTATCGCCTCTACCCTTACAACGGTTGCTGTATTCTTTCCGCTTGTATTTGTTGATGGAATTGCGGGGCAGCTTTTCCGTGACCAGGCGTTAACAGTAACCTTCTCACTTCTTGCTTCACTTGTAGTAGCAGTTACTTTGATTCCGATGATGTCTTCTCTTAGTTCACAAAAGAAAGAGCATGCTCCTCTTACCTTAAAAGAACCACGGACAGGATTTGGAAGAGTGCTTAGAGCCATACGCTTATTCTTCTTCTACACCATTCCTGCATTTATCACCAAGATCTTGCGATATATAATTGCTGGTGTTGCATGGGTATTCTCAAAGCTTTTTGCCATTCCACTTTTCTTATTTGATAAAGCTTATGGCGGAATAGAAAAAGCGTACCATGGCTTACTTCTTGGAGCAATGAAAGCTCGATTCCTGGTAATCCTTATCGCTATTGGTTCTTTTGTCGGTGCTATTGCCCTGGTTCCAAAAATAGGAATCGAGTTGATTCCACAAATGTCTCAGGGTGAATTCTCGGTAGAATTTAAATTACCTCCGGGAACCCCCATCGAAGAAACCGATGAAGCATTACGAGCCGTTCAAGATGTAACCAGAAACCGTTCAGGAGTACGTTCTACCTTTGCTGTAGCAGGAACTGGTAACAGAATTGATGCAAATCCAGACGAAGGTGGTGAGAATTGGGGCGAGCTTAATGTTATGTTAGCTTCCAGAGCATCTGCTTCTGATGAGGAACGAACTATGAGCTCTATGCGCCAGTCATTAGCCCAGGTTCCCGGACTCCAGTACAAATTCGCTAGGCCTTCATTATTTACTTTCTCCACCCCTGTTGAAGTTGAGGTGAGTGGGTTTGATCTCGAAAATCTAAAAAAAGTTAGTGATGAGATTACCCGCCAAATGGAAGCTAACGGGCGTTTTGCTGATGTTAAAAACTCCATGGAGATCGGAAGTCCTGAAATTCAAATTCTTTTCGATCGTGATCGTGCTGCAGCATTAGGTCTACAGGTTCATGAAGTAGCTGATCGGGTTGTAAGCAACGTACGAGGTGATGTTGCTACCCGATATTCCTGGAGAGACCGTAAAATTGATGTATTAGTTCGTGCACGTGAACAAGATCGGTCTTCAGCAGAAGAAATCCAGCAAATCATTGTAAACCCTGGAAGTGAGCGTCCTATTCCTCTTAGTGCAATAGCAAATGTTCGCATTGCTAATGGACCAGGAGAAATACGCCGAGCTTCTCAGCAACGAGTAGCAGTTATTTCTGCAAACCTGAATTACGGTGATCTTGGTGAAGCTGCGGAAGAAGTACAGACTATTATTAACGAAACAGCTAAACCTACAGGAATTTTCGCTAGGGTAGCTGGTCAGAACGAAGAAATGTCTGACTCTTTCCGTTCACTTCTATTCGCTCTTTCACTAGCTATTTTCCTTGTATATCTGGTAATGGCTTCACAGTTCGAATCCTTACTACACCCCTTTATCATCCTGTTTACTATACCCCTGGCACTGGTAGGAGCTATACTGGCCTTGTTTGTTACTGGAACAACCATAAGTGTTGTGGTATTTATCGGATTGATACTTCTTGCGGGAATTGTAGTGAACAACGCCATTGTATTGATTGACCTTATCAATCAATTAAGAGAGCGTGGAATGGAAAAATATGATGCAATTATTGAAG